A window of the Archocentrus centrarchus isolate MPI-CPG fArcCen1 chromosome 9, fArcCen1, whole genome shotgun sequence genome harbors these coding sequences:
- the LOC115785801 gene encoding macrophage-expressed gene 1 protein-like isoform X2: protein MTVPVSRPTNWLRQCRTSTNLSITALEVVPGGGWDNLQNMDMGRVMNISYFQCQTTEDGLYLIPDEVFVIPHKETGVETSSEIIRSWLEQKSSTSESINSDISFPPGLNGKFSSENKRMKSHQIKDSSNTARVQVRNFIYTVKAYPDFTLDTRFAQQIRDIADAIENNQTKYADYLSEKMVLDYGTHVITSVDAGAALVQEDYLRSSYVSDSESQSFSVKAQAGLNFFDKLKFDISSESSQQSSSLQTYQSNITYSLIQSHGGMPFYPGITLQKWQESTSNNLVAIDRSGFPLHYFINSNTVPDLPHPTTRKVALTVSQAIERYYNINKRPGCVDINSKNFNFQANFDDNSCEGPATNLSFGGVYQQCEKISSDAGPLCDALAQKNPDTGDFSCRPPYTPTLLRSEVRQQSYFKYECYEERYSCGFLGWSTCYNRRCQDVNHVRSARINTYWCSANGEAPENSGYLFGGIYSPSLLNPLTKSKSCPPNFIPLKFLSDGEVICVSNDYETGTRFSVPFGGLFSCQSRNPLAMNQRRCPPKFSQHLAAVSDGCEILYCVQSGLFTGGELQPIRLPPFTNPPLISMQATNTVMVMTEGENSWVRVGQTKMWKLAKPEEIKEIVQSLNPELNQMSSGEKAGIAFGGMGLMLVVVIVAVFLVKRRRTISGFRSRGYEEMHEQAERETLQDEA, encoded by the exons GATGGGCTCTACCTTATCCCAGATGAAGTATTTGTCATCCCTCACAAAGAGACAGGTGTGGAGACCAGCTCAGAAATAATCAGGTCCTGGCTTGAGCAAAAAAGCTCAACATCTGAAAGCATTAATTCAGACATATCCTTCCCACCGGGTCTCAATGGCAAATTTTCTTCTGAGAACAAGAGGATGAAAAGCCATCAGATCAAAGATTCTTcaaatacagccagagtgcag GTTCGTAACTTCATCTACACAGTCAAGGCTTATCCGGACTTCACGTTGGACACACGATTTGCTCAGCAAATCAGAGACATCGCTGATGCCATTGAGAACAACCAGACAAAGTATGCAGACTATCTCTCAGAGAAGATGGTGCTGGACTATGGAACTCACGTCATCACTAGTGTCGATGCTGGGGCTGCTTTGGTGCAGGAGGACTATCTCCGTTCTTCATATGTGTCAGACAGTGAGTCACAAAGTTTCTCTGTCAAAGCGCAGGCTGGCTTAAACTTCTTTGATAAACTGAAGTTTGATATTAGCAGTGAAAGTTCCCAACAGAGCTCATCACTTCAAACATATCAGTCCAACATTACATACTCCCTCATTCAAAGCCATGGAGGCATGCCTTTTTATCCTGGCATCACTCTGCAGAAATGGCAGGAAAGTACCAGCAATAACCTTGTTGCCATCGATCGTTCAGGATTTCCTCTACACTATTTTATAAACTCCAACACTGTCCCTGATCTGCCACACCCTACGACCAGAAAAGTTGCTCTTACAGTCAGTCAGGCCATAGAGCGCTACTACAACATCAACAAGCGCCCTGGGTGTGTTGACATCAACTCCAAGAACTTCAACTTCCAGGCTAACTTTGATGATAATTCCTGTGAGGGTCCCGCTACAAACCTTAGTTTTGGTGGCGTCTACCAGCAGTGTGAAAAAATCAGCTCAGATGCAGGTCCACTTTGTGATGCCCTGGCCCAGAAAAACCCAGATACAGGTGACTTCTCCTGCCGTCCACCTTACACACCAACATTACTGAGATCAGAAGTGAGACAGCAGAGTTACTTTAAGTATGAATGTTATGAGGAACGTTATTCCTGTGGATTTCTGGGATGGTCAACTTGTTACAACAGACGGTGTCAGGATGTAAACCATGTTCGCTCTGCTCGTATCAACACCTACTGGTGCTCTGCAAATGGAGAGGCCCCAGAAAACTCAGGGTATCTGTTTGGAGGAATATACAGCCCCTCTCTCCTGAACCCTCTTACAAAAAGCAAAAGCTGTCCTCCAAACTTCATTCCACTGAAATTTCTCTCAGATGGTGAGGTGATCTGTGTGAGTAATGACTATGAGACAGGTACCAGATTCTCAGTACCATTCGGAGGCCTCTTCAGCTGTCAGTCAAGGAACCCACTGGCAATGAATCAACGCAGGTGCCCTCCCAAGTTCAGTCAGCACCTTGCTGCAGTCAGTGATGGCTGTGAAATTCTCTACTGTGTGCAGTCTGGACTGTTCACTGGTGGAGAGCTCCAACCAATCCGCTTGCCTCCATTCACAAATCCTCCACTTATCAGCATGCAGGCCACAAACACAGTAATGGTGATGACTGAAGGAGAAAACAGCTGGGTCAGAGTGGGCCAGACCAAGATGTGGAAACTTGCTAAACCAGAGGAAATCAAGGAAATTGTTCAAAGCCTTAACCCTGAACTCAATCAGATGTCTAGTGGAGAAAAGGCAGGAATAGCTTTTGGGGGGATGGGTCTGATGCTGGTGGTGGTCATAGTGGCAGTGTTCctggtgaagaggaggaggacgatATCTGGATTTAGATCTAGAGGTTATGAGGAAATGCATGAACAGGCTGAGAGGGAGACCCTGCAAGATGAGGCCTGA
- the prf1.5 gene encoding perforin 1.5, whose product MHKGGYQRRHFFLFMLALPVMLEDLRVQGCQSGRGSECEKAPFVPGHNLAGEGFDVVRMRRTGAYVINVKAHLADNDTCTLCPNRFQQGEIQRLPASVLDWRPFSRCSKQLSSALHHSVDSLLRSSNSLVNNNWDLGLSLDNIGKAVLGGSHSDLAKFARSQHSVDKATFAIHEISCTYYSYRLADHPQLSAAFTKHLKRLPRSLNTSQNRALYRRLIDTYGTHYIHQVQLGGKVRRITAFRTCLATLKGFSESEIKTCLNVELRMALGFLPANASFSNRCDSLLKGNMSMGFYQGFMTHKIEVTGGERYFPDILYQQDPSEAYHSWMNSLHDNPDVVSYAIFPLHQLVEDSQISANLRIVVSEYIKENQLKEDQLGFKNCSPTPNLDHNCCPLRTGRGTLRLEIHRAAGLKADTFTKTDAYVKIFYSGIYEETETVMDDNNPVWNATYDFGSVELGQELRLEVWDRDVLYNDIAGKCVLRPERGTHSLSCQLRKGVLYFTYTIKCDAHLTGYRCGRYSPNAE is encoded by the exons ATGCACAAAGGAGGATACCAGCGGAgacattttttcctgtttatgcTGGCTTTGCCAGTTATGCTGGAAGACCTCAGAGTCCAGGGCTGTCAGAGTGGCAGAGGGTCAGAATGCGAGAAAGCTCCTTTTGTCCCAGGCCACAATCTGGCCGGAGAAGGCTTTGATGTGGTGCGGATGCGTCGAACAGGAGCATATGTCATCAATGTCAAAGCCCACCTGGCTGATAATGACACCTGCACACTGTGTCCGAACCGATTCCAACAAGGAGAG ATTCAGAGACTTCCAGCTTCAGTGCTTGACTGGCGACCCTTCAGCCGCTGCAGTAAGCAGCTTTCCAGTGCACTTCACCATTCTGTGGATTCCCTGCTGCGCAGCTCCAACTCACTGGTTAACAACAACTGGGATTTGGGTTTGAGCCTTGATAATATTGGAAAGGCAGTGCTGGGAGGAAGCCACTCAGATTTGGCAAAGTTTGCACGTTCGCAGCACAGTGTGGACAAAGCCACTTTTGCCATTCATGAAATCAGTTGCACCTACTACAG ctaCAGGCTGGCTGATCATCCACAGCTGAGTGCAGCGTTCACAAAGCATCTAAAGAGACTCCCACGGAGTTTAAACACAAGCCAGAACAGAGCCCTATACAGACGACTGATAGACACTTATGGGACACACTATATACACCAG GTCCAGCTAGGTGGTAAGGTGAGGCGGATCACTGCCTTCAGGACCTGCCTGGCCACCCTGAAGGGCTTTTCTGAGTCTGAGATCAAAACATGCCTGAATGTTGAACTCCGTATGGCTCTGGGTTTCCTCCCTGCCAATGCATCTTTCTCCAACAGGTGCGACAGCCTCCTTAAGGGCAACATGAGCATGGGCTTTTACCAAGGCTTCATGACCCACAAGATTGAGGTTACTGGAGGGGAGAGGTACTTCCCTGACATCCTCTACCAACAGGACCCATCTGAAGCGTACCACAGCTGGATGAACAGCCTTCATGACAACCCCGATGTGGTTTCTTATGCCATCTTCCCTCTGCATCAATTGGTGGAAGATTCACAAATCAGTGCTAATCTGAGAATCGTTGTCTCAGAGTACATCAAAGAGAACCAGCTGAAGGAGGACCAACTTGGTTTCAAGAACTGCTCCCCAACTCCCAACCTGGACCATAACTGTTGCCCTTTAAGGACTGGGAGAGGAACTCTCCGACTAGAGATTCACAGAGCTGCGGGCCTGAAGGCAGACACCTTCACAAAAACAGATGCCTACGTAAAGATCTTCTACAGCGGCATATATGAAGAGACTGAAACTGTGATGGATGACAATAACCCAGTATGGAATGCCACATATGACTTTGGCTCAGTGGAACTGGGTCAGGAGTTGAGGCTTGAAGTCTGGGATAGGGATGTGCTTTACAATGATATTGCAGGAAAGTGTGTTCTGCGTCCTGAGCGAGGAACTCATTCTTTAAGCTGTCAGCTGCGCAAGGGAGTTCTCTATTTTACCTACACAATCAAATGTGATGCTCACTTGACAGGGTACAGGTGTGGACGATACTCCCCCAATGCTGAGTAG